In Massilia forsythiae, one DNA window encodes the following:
- a CDS encoding putative O-glycosylation ligase, exosortase A system-associated: MRDVIITLVIFGLLSLSFKRPVIGALLFTWVSLMNPHRLTYGFAYNFPFAAAIAGLTTLFMFTSREPKKFPLTPVTATMLIFAAWMTLTSFFALEPNIVWLEWNRVMKTFFMVLVTMTLIQKPKDLKIFVWIVALSLGVFGLKGGLFTLASGGHFRVYGPDGSYISENNGMALALVTVLPLIWYLRTQATNKWVSRGLTLMLAMTAVSAVASYSRGALVGGMAMMGFLWFHSRKKAQTAVVLIGVAILIAAVMPSAWFERMDSINEYHQDDSAQGRFNAWRFAINIASTFPLGGGYNVFTPRMFLMYAPDPLGYHVAHSIWFQVLGDHGWIGLFMFITLMVCAWRTGTRVRKYCMTRPDLKWAEDLSRMCQVCIIGYAISGSFLSLAYFDLYYDIIIILVCLEKILLPSKRTVPIPSQAQTPPQTVP, encoded by the coding sequence ATGCGTGACGTCATCATCACCCTGGTCATCTTCGGCCTGCTGTCGCTGTCGTTCAAGCGGCCGGTGATCGGCGCCCTGCTGTTCACCTGGGTCAGCCTGATGAATCCGCACCGGCTGACCTACGGCTTCGCCTACAACTTCCCGTTCGCGGCCGCGATCGCCGGCCTGACCACGCTGTTCATGTTCACCAGCCGCGAGCCGAAGAAATTCCCGCTGACGCCGGTGACGGCGACGATGCTGATCTTCGCCGCCTGGATGACATTGACCAGTTTCTTCGCGCTCGAGCCGAACATCGTCTGGCTCGAGTGGAACCGGGTGATGAAGACCTTCTTCATGGTGCTGGTGACCATGACCCTGATCCAGAAGCCGAAAGACCTCAAGATCTTCGTCTGGATCGTCGCCCTGTCGCTGGGCGTGTTCGGCCTGAAGGGCGGCCTGTTTACGCTGGCCTCCGGCGGCCATTTCCGCGTCTACGGGCCGGACGGCAGCTACATCTCGGAAAACAACGGCATGGCGCTGGCGCTGGTCACGGTGCTGCCGCTGATCTGGTACCTGCGCACCCAGGCCACCAACAAATGGGTCAGCCGCGGCCTGACGCTGATGCTGGCCATGACGGCGGTGTCGGCGGTGGCCTCGTATTCGCGCGGCGCGCTGGTCGGCGGCATGGCGATGATGGGTTTCCTGTGGTTCCACAGCCGCAAGAAGGCGCAGACGGCGGTGGTGCTGATCGGCGTGGCGATCCTGATCGCGGCGGTGATGCCGTCCGCCTGGTTCGAGCGCATGGACAGCATCAACGAATACCACCAGGACGACTCGGCGCAAGGCCGCTTCAACGCCTGGCGCTTCGCCATCAACATCGCCTCCACCTTCCCGCTGGGCGGCGGCTACAACGTGTTCACCCCGCGCATGTTCCTGATGTACGCGCCGGACCCGCTCGGCTACCACGTGGCCCACAGCATCTGGTTCCAGGTACTCGGCGACCATGGCTGGATCGGCCTGTTCATGTTCATCACGCTGATGGTCTGCGCCTGGCGCACCGGCACCCGGGTGCGTAAATATTGCATGACCCGGCCCGACCTGAAATGGGCGGAAGACTTGTCACGCATGTGCCAAGTGTGCATCATCGGCTACGCCATCAGCGGCAGCTTCCTGTCGCTGGCCTATTTCGACCTGTACTACGACATCATCATCATCCTGGTATGCCTGGAAAAGATCCTGCTTCCCTCGAAACGCACGGTGCCCATCCCTTCGCAGGCGCAGACGCCACCGCAGACGGTGCCATGA
- a CDS encoding GNAT family N-acetyltransferase produces MKWTLLPAADNLEAQAARWNALRALGPAAPVLDPLFIGALLETFGAGDELLALCEQDGALLAAAVLVPQGRARWATFQPAQAPVGAWVQQTGLDTGALLDGLARALPGLALLVGLTQCDPFLLPRPPDADKQAGADYIDTARISVEGSFDAWWEGRGKNLKSNLKKQRNRLAGAGTATRMEVWRDAGRMAQAVADYGRLESTGWKGRAGTAVAANNEQGEFYRRMLEAFCGAGRGSVYRYYFGDELVAMDLCIEEGDCIVILKTAYDETVPKQYSPAFLMREEACRQLFEGGAIRRIEFYGRVMEWHTRWTDEVRTMYHLNHYRWTLLGRLHAWRRRRAGP; encoded by the coding sequence ATGAAGTGGACCCTGCTGCCGGCCGCCGACAATCTCGAAGCCCAAGCGGCGCGCTGGAATGCGCTGCGCGCGCTGGGTCCGGCGGCGCCAGTGCTCGACCCGCTCTTCATCGGCGCGCTGCTGGAAACGTTCGGCGCCGGCGACGAGCTGCTGGCGCTGTGCGAGCAGGACGGCGCGCTGCTGGCCGCGGCCGTGCTGGTGCCGCAGGGCCGCGCGCGCTGGGCCACCTTCCAGCCGGCGCAGGCGCCGGTCGGTGCGTGGGTCCAGCAAACCGGCCTCGATACGGGCGCGCTGCTGGACGGCCTGGCGCGCGCGCTGCCAGGTCTGGCGCTGCTGGTGGGGCTGACCCAATGCGACCCGTTCCTGCTGCCGCGCCCGCCGGATGCGGACAAGCAGGCCGGCGCCGACTACATCGATACCGCGCGCATCAGCGTCGAAGGCAGCTTCGACGCCTGGTGGGAAGGGCGCGGCAAGAACCTCAAAAGCAACCTGAAGAAGCAGCGCAATCGCCTGGCCGGCGCCGGCACCGCCACGCGCATGGAAGTCTGGCGCGATGCCGGACGGATGGCGCAGGCGGTGGCGGACTACGGGCGCCTGGAAAGCACCGGCTGGAAGGGCCGCGCCGGCACCGCGGTGGCTGCAAACAACGAACAGGGCGAATTCTACCGGCGCATGCTGGAAGCCTTTTGCGGCGCGGGACGCGGCAGCGTGTATCGCTACTATTTCGGCGACGAGCTGGTGGCGATGGACCTGTGCATCGAGGAAGGCGACTGCATCGTGATCCTCAAGACGGCCTACGACGAGACCGTGCCGAAACAGTATTCGCCGGCCTTTTTGATGCGTGAGGAAGCCTGCCGCCAGCTGTTCGAAGGCGGTGCCATCCGCCGCATCGAATTCTACGGGCGGGTGATGGAATGGCACACGCGCTGGACCGACGAGGTACGCACCATGTACCACCTGAACCATTATCGCTGGACGCTGCTGGGGCGCCTGCACGCGTGGCGCCGGCGCCGCGCCGGCCCTTGA
- a CDS encoding TIGR03087 family PEP-CTERM/XrtA system glycosyltransferase: MQDLLLLIHRIPYPPNKGDKIRSYHLLKHLARHYRVHLATFVDDADDWQYVPHVEALCASSHFAAMQPLVARVKSLTALLKNGSLSLAYYRDAGLARWVQDTVAANRIERVLVFSSAMAQYADPYRGARRVVDFVDVDSDKWRQYADKKSFPMSWLYRYEADRLLRYERQVARDYDASLFVSAPEAQLFRSLAPESSAKIGHFSNGVDTDYFSPHEAHANPFGAGERALVFTGAMDYWPNVDAVQWFAGAVFPALRQRFTDLRFYIVGSRPSPAVQALAQQPGVVVTGTVPDVRPYIAHAAVAVAPLRIARGIQNKVLEAMAMATPVVVTPQALEGIDAVPDSELVLAADDAAAFADAVAALLDGHADAAAAIGRAARAKVQSRYSWSSNLACIGENLECS; encoded by the coding sequence GTGCAAGACTTGCTGCTGCTGATCCACCGTATCCCGTACCCGCCCAACAAGGGCGACAAGATCCGCTCGTACCACCTGCTGAAGCACCTGGCGCGCCACTACCGGGTGCACCTGGCGACCTTCGTCGACGATGCGGACGACTGGCAGTACGTGCCGCATGTCGAGGCGCTGTGCGCCAGCAGCCACTTCGCCGCCATGCAACCCCTGGTGGCGCGCGTAAAAAGCCTGACGGCGCTGCTGAAGAACGGCTCGCTGTCGCTGGCATACTATCGCGACGCCGGCCTGGCACGCTGGGTGCAGGACACCGTGGCCGCCAACAGGATCGAGCGCGTGCTGGTGTTTTCCTCGGCGATGGCGCAGTACGCCGACCCGTACCGCGGCGCCCGCCGCGTGGTCGATTTCGTCGACGTCGATTCCGACAAGTGGCGCCAGTACGCCGACAAGAAATCCTTTCCGATGAGCTGGCTGTACCGGTACGAGGCCGATCGGTTGCTGCGCTACGAGCGGCAGGTGGCGCGCGACTACGACGCTTCGCTGTTCGTGTCGGCCCCGGAAGCGCAGCTGTTCCGCAGCCTGGCGCCGGAAAGCAGCGCCAAGATCGGCCATTTCAGCAACGGCGTCGACACCGATTACTTTTCGCCGCACGAGGCGCACGCGAATCCGTTCGGCGCCGGGGAGCGTGCGCTGGTGTTCACCGGCGCCATGGATTACTGGCCCAACGTCGACGCGGTGCAGTGGTTCGCCGGCGCGGTGTTCCCGGCGCTGCGCCAACGCTTCACGGACCTGCGCTTCTACATCGTCGGCTCACGCCCTTCGCCTGCGGTGCAGGCGCTGGCCCAGCAGCCCGGCGTGGTGGTGACCGGCACCGTGCCCGACGTGCGTCCCTATATCGCGCATGCCGCGGTGGCGGTGGCGCCGCTGCGCATCGCGCGCGGCATCCAGAACAAGGTATTGGAAGCGATGGCGATGGCGACCCCGGTGGTGGTCACGCCGCAGGCGCTGGAAGGCATCGACGCGGTGCCGGACAGCGAACTGGTGCTGGCGGCCGATGACGCCGCGGCTTTCGCCGACGCGGTCGCCGCGCTGCTGGACGGGCACGCCGACGCCGCCGCCGCCATCGGCCGCGCGGCGCGCGCCAAGGTGCAAAGCCGCTACAGCTGGTCGAGCAACCTGGCTTGCATTGGAGAGAACCTGGAATGTTCCTGA
- a CDS encoding glycosyltransferase family 4 protein yields MRILYHHRTRSKDGQYVHIEEMIHALRAQGHEIVIVAPPSAETESFGSDAGAVALLKRWLPKWFYELMELGYSLVAYRRMAKAIRAHKPDCIYERYNLFLPAGIWAARRFKLPLLLEVNAPILEERTRYDGLSLTRLARWSQAYAWRNADGVLPVTEVLADIVASYGVRRERITVIHNGINGERFDRAPDVDAAKRALGLEGRLVLGFTGFVREWHGLDKVLTLIAADPPASRRHLLVVGDGPARAPLEKQARELGIENRVTFTGIVGRDDVARHVAAFDIALQPAVVAYASPLKLFEYLALGKAIVGPAQPNIEEILRQDDNAVLFDPADPNGLAGAVSRLCDDAALRTKVAANAQRTIDELQLTWGANARKVVNLFGALRAHA; encoded by the coding sequence TTGCGCATCCTCTATCACCACCGCACCCGTTCCAAGGACGGCCAATACGTCCACATCGAAGAAATGATCCATGCGCTGCGTGCGCAAGGCCACGAGATCGTGATCGTGGCGCCGCCCAGCGCCGAGACCGAATCGTTCGGGTCCGACGCCGGCGCGGTCGCCCTGCTCAAGCGCTGGCTGCCGAAATGGTTCTACGAACTGATGGAGCTGGGGTATTCGCTGGTCGCCTACCGGCGCATGGCCAAGGCGATCCGCGCACACAAGCCGGATTGCATCTACGAGCGCTACAACCTGTTCCTGCCGGCCGGCATCTGGGCGGCGCGCCGCTTCAAGCTGCCGCTGCTGCTGGAAGTGAACGCGCCGATCCTGGAAGAGCGCACCCGCTACGACGGCCTGTCGCTGACGCGGCTGGCGCGCTGGTCGCAAGCCTACGCCTGGCGCAACGCCGACGGCGTGCTGCCGGTCACCGAGGTGCTGGCCGACATCGTGGCCTCGTACGGCGTGCGGCGCGAACGCATTACAGTGATCCACAACGGCATCAACGGCGAGCGCTTCGACCGCGCCCCGGACGTCGACGCCGCCAAGCGCGCGCTCGGGCTGGAAGGCCGCCTGGTGCTCGGCTTCACCGGCTTCGTGCGCGAATGGCACGGTCTCGACAAGGTCCTCACGCTGATCGCCGCCGATCCGCCGGCATCGCGCCGCCATTTGCTGGTGGTGGGCGACGGCCCGGCGCGCGCTCCGCTGGAAAAGCAGGCGCGCGAACTCGGCATCGAGAACCGCGTCACCTTCACCGGCATCGTCGGCCGCGACGACGTGGCGCGCCACGTGGCCGCGTTCGACATCGCGCTGCAGCCGGCGGTGGTGGCCTACGCCTCGCCCTTGAAGCTGTTCGAATACCTGGCGCTGGGCAAGGCCATTGTCGGCCCCGCGCAACCGAACATCGAAGAGATCCTGCGCCAGGACGACAACGCGGTGCTGTTCGACCCGGCCGATCCGAACGGCCTGGCCGGCGCCGTCAGCCGCCTGTGCGACGATGCGGCGCTGCGCACCAAGGTGGCCGCCAACGCCCAGCGCACCATCGACGAGCTGCAACTGACCTGGGGCGCCAACGCGCGCAAGGTCGTCAACCTGTTCGGAGCCCTGCGCGCACATGCGTGA
- a CDS encoding FemAB family XrtA/PEP-CTERM system-associated protein, with protein MHLLQPQDYARWDAFVRALPEATFFHLSGWQPVIERSFGIKTWFYYVEQDGQIQGVLPLAQVKSRLFGHSLGAMPFCVYGGPAATSPAAQALLDEAADKLARELGAGHLEYRGMQRAHPDDASWHTKELYVTFRKEISGDDEINLNAIPRKQRAMVRKGIKLGLRGEVDDNVDRMFEAYANSVHRLGTPVFPKKYFALLQQTFGDECEVRTIVTEDGKLVAAVLSFYWRDEVVPYYGGGMDLARSVAGNDFMYWNLMQAAAARGCRLFDFGRSKLGTGAYDFKKNWGFTAQHLPYEYKLYAADSLPDNNPLNPKYQLFIKMWKKLPLPLANFMGPYIVRNLG; from the coding sequence CTGCACCTGCTGCAGCCGCAGGACTACGCGCGCTGGGACGCCTTCGTGCGCGCCCTGCCCGAGGCCACCTTCTTCCACCTGTCCGGCTGGCAGCCGGTGATCGAGCGCTCGTTCGGCATCAAGACCTGGTTTTATTATGTCGAGCAGGACGGGCAAATCCAGGGCGTGCTGCCGCTGGCCCAAGTGAAAAGCCGGCTGTTCGGCCACTCGCTGGGCGCGATGCCGTTCTGCGTGTACGGCGGCCCGGCCGCGACCAGCCCGGCCGCGCAGGCGCTGCTGGACGAAGCGGCCGATAAACTGGCGCGCGAACTCGGCGCCGGCCACCTCGAATACCGCGGCATGCAGCGCGCACACCCGGACGACGCCAGCTGGCACACCAAGGAACTGTACGTCACCTTCCGCAAGGAGATCTCCGGCGACGACGAAATCAACCTGAACGCGATCCCGCGCAAGCAGCGCGCGATGGTCCGCAAGGGCATCAAGCTCGGCCTGCGCGGCGAGGTGGACGACAACGTCGACCGCATGTTCGAGGCCTATGCCAACAGCGTGCACCGTTTGGGCACCCCGGTATTCCCGAAAAAGTATTTCGCCCTGCTGCAGCAGACCTTCGGCGACGAATGCGAGGTGCGCACCATCGTTACCGAGGACGGCAAGCTGGTGGCGGCGGTGCTGTCGTTCTACTGGCGCGACGAGGTGGTGCCCTATTACGGCGGCGGCATGGACCTGGCGCGCAGCGTGGCCGGCAACGACTTCATGTACTGGAACCTGATGCAGGCCGCCGCGGCGCGCGGCTGCCGCCTGTTCGACTTCGGCCGCAGCAAGCTGGGCACCGGCGCCTACGACTTCAAGAAGAACTGGGGTTTCACCGCCCAGCACCTGCCCTACGAATACAAGCTGTACGCGGCCGACAGCCTGCCGGACAACAATCCGCTGAACCCGAAGTACCAGCTGTTCATCAAGATGTGGAAGAAGCTGCCGCTGCCGCTGGCGAACTTCATGGGACCGTACATCGTGCGCAACCTGGGCTGA
- a CDS encoding glycosyltransferase family 2 protein produces the protein MSAPTFSLVIPSYNRADLIGATLDSALAQHLPFLEIIVVDDGSTDHTADVLARYAGRITVMTLANAGVQNARNTGVAAARGDYIVLCDSDDLLEPDFAATMAAWLAAHPDYDAVYSNFVTFDERGVHADKFSLAPPGFFDGAVLDDGFWRDVPDLYRRTVDYQPLFPSGSVIRKAFYERIGGYDVRFNGVGGEDWEFTLRLVAQAKMALCARPLVRIRKHASNDSGDTIRTVSGCVRILEFALREHPFAAPHREAILRSIDERRLDVFNGAFARGSFTTALEMHKHMRQRPAGRGFQLKVLIASLPAPLRWPLWRLTQR, from the coding sequence ATGTCCGCTCCCACCTTCAGCCTCGTCATCCCGTCCTACAACCGCGCCGACCTGATCGGCGCCACCCTCGACAGCGCACTGGCCCAGCACCTGCCTTTCCTGGAAATCATCGTGGTCGACGACGGCTCGACCGACCATACGGCCGACGTCCTGGCGCGCTACGCCGGCCGCATCACGGTCATGACGCTGGCCAACGCCGGCGTGCAGAACGCCCGCAACACCGGCGTGGCGGCGGCGCGCGGCGACTACATCGTGCTGTGCGATTCGGACGACCTGCTGGAACCGGATTTCGCCGCCACCATGGCGGCCTGGCTGGCGGCGCACCCGGACTATGATGCGGTGTACAGCAACTTCGTGACCTTCGACGAGCGCGGCGTCCATGCCGACAAATTTTCCCTGGCGCCGCCCGGCTTCTTCGACGGCGCCGTGCTGGACGACGGCTTCTGGCGCGACGTGCCGGACCTGTACCGGCGCACCGTGGATTACCAGCCGCTGTTCCCATCGGGCAGCGTGATCCGCAAGGCGTTTTATGAGCGCATCGGCGGCTACGACGTGCGTTTCAACGGCGTCGGCGGCGAGGACTGGGAATTCACCTTGCGTTTGGTGGCGCAGGCGAAGATGGCGCTGTGCGCCAGGCCGCTGGTGCGCATCCGCAAGCACGCCAGCAACGACTCGGGCGACACCATCCGTACCGTCAGCGGCTGCGTGCGTATCCTCGAATTCGCGTTGCGGGAACACCCGTTCGCCGCGCCGCACCGCGAGGCGATCCTGCGCAGCATCGACGAGCGCCGCCTGGACGTGTTCAACGGCGCCTTTGCGCGCGGCAGTTTTACTACTGCGCTCGAGATGCACAAGCACATGCGCCAACGCCCGGCCGGCCGCGGGTTCCAACTGAAAGTGTTGATCGCCTCGCTGCCGGCGCCCTTGCGCTGGCCCCTGTGGCGCCTGACCCAGCGCTGA
- a CDS encoding glycosyltransferase: protein MNAPRMRPAGGGLLKPAIMRGALSMLSPAGPSARLSLLLFHKVPTLADPLASSELNLERFEHMLDVVAANANVLPLSEASAALKRGTLPARAVALTFDDGYAEWIDNVAPALLRRKLPATFFVTTGHIEGGVLWHERILAAVRALPAHGAHLPKVLGPYPDLDAPGCRERLVERLQAHLKYAPLGQRLDAIEQLESQACRPLILPPGFDAASVRTLHGQGFEIGAHTVHHPILNECTAAQARAEIGDCKAQLEAIIGGAVHSFAYPNGRPNQDFHRDHVQMVKAAGYHTAVTTSIGVASAATDPLQLPRFTPWGLSEERITFQLARNMLTKPTPLTPSRRTAAANGADADAHAGTDLRCLMVASVFAPIHGGSAVVYENLCRHMPPGSIRVLTASTNYHTREDIPGWREHDARQNFPVDRIRLLRPASMPPPANKLVSLWRMLTCDLPLYAKVLYKAAQLVRKHDINLVCIGELVTGSWLGIALKKMFGCKLIIYVHGEEITTRTDGRLGQKRKQFLMAADRIVSVSSFTCDAMRTLGVPSESMVLIQNGVDIDYFTPGERDPELVARHGLQGKQIVLTVGRLVARKGADMAVRAMKQVVARRPGVHYLIVGDGELRPELERLIAAEGLERSVTLVGKVSDADLLRYLRLCDLFLMPNRTLPDGDTEGFGLVFREANACRKPVIGGRAGGVVEAVEDGVSGLLVDGTQPDQIAAAVERILGDPALAQQLSEGGLALARRHSTAAVASQFLRTCERLLGVRG, encoded by the coding sequence ATGAACGCGCCGCGCATGCGCCCGGCCGGCGGCGGCCTGCTGAAACCGGCCATCATGCGCGGCGCGCTGTCGATGCTGTCGCCGGCCGGCCCGTCGGCGCGCCTGTCGCTGCTGCTGTTCCACAAGGTGCCGACGCTGGCCGATCCGCTCGCCTCCAGCGAACTGAACCTGGAACGTTTCGAGCACATGCTGGACGTGGTGGCCGCCAACGCCAACGTGCTGCCGCTGTCGGAAGCCAGCGCCGCCCTCAAGCGCGGCACGCTGCCGGCGCGCGCGGTGGCGCTGACCTTCGACGACGGCTACGCCGAATGGATCGACAACGTGGCGCCCGCGCTGTTGCGGCGCAAGCTGCCGGCCACCTTCTTCGTCACCACCGGCCACATCGAGGGCGGCGTGCTGTGGCACGAGCGCATCCTGGCCGCGGTGCGCGCGCTGCCGGCGCACGGCGCGCACTTGCCGAAGGTGCTCGGTCCCTACCCGGACCTGGACGCGCCCGGCTGCCGCGAACGCCTGGTCGAGCGCCTGCAGGCGCACCTGAAATACGCGCCGCTGGGCCAGCGCCTGGACGCGATCGAACAGCTGGAAAGCCAGGCCTGCCGCCCGCTGATCCTGCCGCCCGGCTTCGACGCCGCCTCGGTGCGCACCCTGCACGGCCAAGGCTTCGAGATCGGCGCCCACACGGTGCACCATCCGATCCTGAACGAATGCACGGCCGCGCAGGCGCGCGCCGAGATCGGCGACTGCAAGGCGCAGCTGGAAGCCATCATCGGCGGCGCCGTGCATTCCTTCGCCTACCCGAACGGCCGGCCGAACCAGGACTTCCACCGCGACCACGTGCAGATGGTCAAGGCGGCCGGCTACCACACCGCGGTCACGACCAGCATCGGCGTTGCCAGCGCCGCCACCGATCCCTTGCAGTTGCCGCGCTTTACCCCCTGGGGCCTCAGCGAGGAACGCATCACCTTCCAACTGGCGCGCAACATGCTCACCAAACCGACTCCCTTGACCCCTTCCCGCCGCACCGCTGCCGCCAATGGCGCCGATGCCGATGCCCATGCCGGCACCGACCTGCGCTGCCTGATGGTGGCCAGCGTGTTCGCCCCGATCCACGGCGGCTCGGCGGTGGTGTATGAAAACCTGTGCCGCCACATGCCGCCCGGCAGCATCCGCGTGCTGACCGCCAGCACCAACTACCACACGCGCGAGGACATCCCGGGCTGGCGCGAACACGACGCCCGGCAAAACTTCCCGGTCGACCGCATCCGCCTGCTGCGCCCGGCGAGCATGCCGCCGCCGGCGAATAAACTGGTGTCGCTGTGGCGCATGCTGACCTGCGACCTGCCGCTGTACGCCAAGGTGCTGTACAAGGCCGCCCAGCTGGTGCGCAAGCACGACATCAACCTGGTCTGCATCGGCGAACTGGTGACCGGCAGCTGGCTCGGCATCGCGCTCAAGAAGATGTTCGGCTGCAAGCTGATCATCTACGTGCACGGCGAGGAAATCACCACCCGCACCGATGGCCGCCTGGGCCAGAAGCGCAAGCAGTTCCTGATGGCGGCCGACCGCATCGTCTCGGTCAGCTCGTTCACCTGCGACGCCATGCGCACGCTGGGGGTGCCGTCCGAATCGATGGTGCTGATCCAGAACGGGGTCGACATCGATTACTTCACGCCCGGCGAACGCGACCCGGAACTGGTCGCGCGCCACGGCCTGCAGGGCAAGCAGATCGTGCTGACCGTGGGCCGCCTGGTGGCGCGCAAGGGCGCCGACATGGCGGTGCGCGCCATGAAGCAGGTGGTGGCGCGCCGCCCCGGCGTGCATTACCTGATCGTCGGCGACGGCGAACTGCGCCCCGAGCTGGAACGCCTGATCGCCGCCGAAGGCCTGGAACGGTCGGTGACCCTGGTCGGCAAGGTGTCGGACGCCGACCTGCTGCGCTACCTGCGCCTGTGCGATCTGTTCCTGATGCCGAACCGCACCCTGCCCGACGGCGACACCGAAGGTTTCGGCCTGGTCTTCCGCGAAGCCAACGCCTGCCGCAAGCCGGTGATCGGCGGACGCGCCGGCGGCGTGGTGGAAGCGGTGGAAGACGGCGTCAGCGGCCTGCTGGTGGACGGCACCCAGCCGGACCAGATCGCCGCCGCGGTCGAGCGCATCCTGGGCGACCCGGCCCTGGCGCAGCAGCTCAGCGAAGGCGGCCTGGCGCTGGCGCGCCGGCACAGCACGGCGGCGGTCGCCAGCCAGTTCCTGCGCACCTGCGAACGCCTGCTCGGCGTGCGCGGTTGA
- the xrtA gene encoding exosortase A, producing MFLKPPPGVDGPDAVVPDVALSRGAIALMALALLAPFVLYFGTMDSIVAIWNRSETFAHGYVILPISLWLIWRERTRFNLHPATPYAPALALLALLGAGWLAAQLGEVQVVSQYAFVAMLPAIALALFGPRLAGSLTFPLLFVLFAVPFGEVFVAPLIQFTADFTVWAVRATGIPVLRSGTRFELPTGNWSVVEACSGVRYLISSVTLGCLYAYLTYRSNLRRLLFVALAVIVPIIANGLRAYMIVMIGHLSGMELATGVDHLIYGWLFFGLVMFLMFWVGSYWREDSAAPAAVPAAAGTAGAAGAASTVPMLHARRFAPMTAAVLAVAALWPAAALLGERANHNPAPVRLDEVAVGWPQVAPFADWKPAYLTPDARFERVYQDSAAPAVPVALDLLYYRNQHRDKSLISSGNRLAGYQDAWHETFAGARTETFLDRPLALRESLLRGPRGTLLVWSFKWVGGHYTDSDMKGKLWQAGAKALLRGDDGAAVLLSAPYDDAPEAARAALRRFLAQQGAALDAALQRAHAAPAAAH from the coding sequence ATGTTCCTGAAACCGCCTCCCGGCGTGGACGGCCCGGACGCCGTCGTGCCCGATGTCGCGCTGTCGCGCGGCGCCATCGCCCTGATGGCGCTGGCGCTGCTGGCGCCGTTCGTCCTGTACTTCGGCACGATGGATTCGATCGTCGCGATCTGGAACCGTTCCGAGACCTTCGCCCACGGCTACGTGATCCTGCCGATCAGCCTGTGGCTGATCTGGCGCGAGCGCACGCGCTTCAACCTGCATCCGGCCACGCCGTACGCGCCGGCGCTGGCGCTGCTGGCGCTGCTGGGCGCCGGCTGGCTGGCAGCCCAGCTGGGCGAGGTGCAGGTGGTGTCGCAGTATGCCTTCGTGGCGATGCTGCCGGCGATCGCCCTGGCCCTGTTCGGCCCGCGCCTGGCCGGTTCGCTCACCTTCCCGCTGCTGTTCGTGCTGTTCGCGGTGCCCTTCGGCGAAGTGTTCGTGGCGCCGCTGATCCAGTTCACCGCCGATTTCACGGTGTGGGCGGTGCGCGCCACCGGCATCCCGGTGCTGCGCAGCGGCACCCGCTTCGAACTGCCGACCGGTAACTGGTCGGTGGTGGAAGCCTGCAGCGGCGTGCGCTACCTGATTTCCTCGGTCACGCTGGGCTGCCTGTACGCCTACCTGACCTACCGCTCGAACCTGCGACGCCTGCTGTTCGTCGCCCTGGCGGTGATCGTGCCGATCATCGCCAACGGCTTGCGCGCCTACATGATCGTGATGATCGGCCACCTGTCCGGCATGGAGCTGGCCACCGGCGTCGACCACCTGATCTACGGCTGGCTGTTCTTCGGCCTGGTGATGTTCCTGATGTTCTGGGTCGGCAGCTACTGGCGCGAAGACAGCGCGGCGCCGGCCGCGGTGCCGGCTGCCGCGGGTACCGCCGGTGCTGCAGGTGCCGCCAGCACGGTGCCGATGCTGCACGCGCGCCGCTTCGCGCCGATGACGGCGGCCGTGCTGGCAGTGGCCGCACTGTGGCCGGCCGCGGCGCTGCTGGGCGAGCGCGCCAACCACAACCCGGCGCCGGTTCGCCTGGACGAAGTCGCGGTCGGCTGGCCGCAAGTTGCGCCCTTCGCCGACTGGAAGCCGGCCTACCTGACGCCGGATGCGCGTTTCGAACGCGTCTATCAGGACAGCGCCGCGCCCGCCGTGCCGGTGGCGCTGGACCTGCTGTACTACCGCAACCAGCACCGCGACAAATCGCTGATCAGCTCGGGCAACCGCCTGGCCGGCTACCAGGATGCATGGCATGAGACGTTCGCCGGCGCGCGCACCGAAACCTTCCTCGACCGTCCGCTGGCGCTGCGCGAGTCGCTGCTGCGCGGTCCGCGCGGCACGCTGCTGGTATGGTCCTTCAAGTGGGTCGGCGGCCATTACACCGACAGCGACATGAAGGGCAAGCTGTGGCAGGCCGGCGCCAAGGCCCTGCTGCGCGGTGACGACGGCGCCGCCGTGCTGCTGTCGGCGCCGTACGACGACGCGCCGGAAGCGGCGCGCGCCGCCCTGCGCCGCTTCCTGGCGCAGCAGGGTGCGGCGCTGGACGCGGCGCTGCAACGGGCGCACGCCGCGCCGGCGGCAGCGCACTGA